The following proteins are encoded in a genomic region of Primulina huaijiensis isolate GDHJ02 chromosome 3, ASM1229523v2, whole genome shotgun sequence:
- the LOC140974559 gene encoding ubiquinone biosynthesis protein COQ4 homolog, mitochondrial-like: protein MIGGALVRLKGWQQTAVAVGSAVGALLDPRRADLIAALGETTGKHAFERVLERMKSSPEGRAMLLERPRVISASVGHAWDLPSNTFGAAYANFMGSRSFSPDDRPPVRFMETEELAYVATRAREVHDFWHTLFDLPTNLIGESTLKVIEFEQMLLPMCALSVIGGTARFSEGQRKLFYRHYFPWAIRAGMRSTDLMCVYYERHFEEDLEDVRRRWGINPAPRPSTQPKAI, encoded by the exons ATGATTGGAGGTGCACTCGTAAGACTGAAGGGCTGGCAACAGACTGCTGTTGCAGTTGGATCGGCTGTAGGAGCATTGCTGGATCCTAGAAGGGCGGACTTGATTGCTGCATTAGGAGAGACCACTGGCAAGCATGCATTTGAGCGGGTCCTAGAGAGGATGAAGAGCAGCCCTGAAGGCAGG GCTATGCTATTGGAGCGCCCTCGTGTCATCTCTGCTAGTGTAGGACATGCATGGGACCTTCCATCTAACACATTTGGTGCTGCATACGCAAACTTTATGGGATCTCGGAGTTTCTCCCCAGATGATCGGCCACCAGTCCGGTTCATGGAAACTGAAGAGCTAGCATACGTTGCAACACGTGCTCGTGAGGTACACGATTTCTGGCACACCCTCTTTGACCTTCCTACCAATTTAATTGGCGAATCAACGTTGAAGGTTATTGAGTTCGAGCAAATGCTACTTCCAATGTGTGCTCTATCTGTCATTGGAGGCACAGCTAGATTCAGTGAGGGGCAGAGGAAATTGTTTTATCGGCATTACTTCCCTTGGGCTATTAGAGCCGGCATGAGATCCACAGACTTGATGTGTGTATACTACGAGCGTCATTTTGAAGAAGACTTGGAAGACGTTCGTCGGAGATGGGGGATCAATCCTGCTCCACGACCTTCCACTCAACCGAAGGCTATCTGA